The Kitasatospora paranensis genome has a window encoding:
- a CDS encoding group III truncated hemoglobin produces the protein MPHPDITDRADLEALLRRFYAAAFADPLIGPYFTEVAALDLDAHLPHITDFWESALLRSGAYRRNAFAPHRGLHRSRPLTAEHFGRWVQLWHAAVDGRYTGPVADRAKTQGERIALAMLRRIAGPETGGGDGGFVPLSALLLRT, from the coding sequence GTGCCGCATCCCGACATCACCGACCGCGCCGACCTGGAGGCGCTGCTGCGGCGCTTCTACGCGGCCGCCTTCGCCGACCCGCTGATCGGCCCCTACTTCACCGAGGTCGCCGCGCTCGACCTGGACGCGCACCTCCCGCACATCACCGACTTCTGGGAGAGCGCCCTGCTGCGCAGCGGCGCCTACCGGCGCAACGCGTTCGCGCCCCACCGGGGGCTGCACCGCAGCCGCCCGCTGACCGCCGAGCACTTCGGCCGCTGGGTGCAGCTGTGGCACGCCGCCGTGGACGGCCGGTACACCGGCCCGGTCGCCGACCGCGCCAAGACGCAGGGGGAGCGGATCGCCCTCGCCATGCTGCGCCGCATCGCGGGCCCGGAGACCGGGGGCGGCGACGGCGGCTTCGTGCCGCTGTCCGCGCTGCTGCTGCGGACCTGA
- a CDS encoding winged helix-turn-helix domain-containing protein, translated as MSSVSTATRTVPVNATPHLRAVRTAAAPGTADRRHVPAQVRPTALQALPPQPAAPVLPAGLPEGATVVALPQSALPPGLLDRYGARLGGSAGHPLVGYLLLVPAEQARPARTDSLIAAAAPVTPAAAAPAAGDGPRPPLRPSAHGISVDVDRRSAHVDGRLLDLTYLEFELLAHLTEHPHRVHTRDHLVSAVWGYGHVGDGRTVDVHVARLRRKLGAAYRDSIVTVRRVGYKYAPVA; from the coding sequence ATGTCCTCCGTCTCCACGGCCACCCGTACCGTTCCCGTCAACGCCACCCCGCACCTGCGCGCCGTCCGCACCGCGGCCGCCCCCGGCACGGCCGACCGCCGTCATGTGCCGGCGCAGGTCCGCCCCACCGCGCTCCAGGCGCTGCCCCCGCAGCCCGCCGCCCCCGTGCTGCCCGCCGGCCTCCCCGAGGGTGCCACCGTGGTCGCCCTGCCGCAGTCCGCCCTCCCGCCGGGCCTGCTCGACCGGTACGGTGCGCGGCTCGGCGGCTCCGCCGGGCACCCGCTGGTCGGCTACCTGCTGCTCGTCCCGGCCGAACAGGCCCGTCCGGCCCGCACCGACTCCCTGATCGCCGCGGCCGCACCGGTCACCCCGGCGGCGGCCGCTCCGGCGGCCGGCGACGGCCCCCGCCCGCCGCTGCGGCCGTCCGCCCACGGCATCAGCGTGGACGTGGACCGCCGCAGCGCCCACGTGGACGGCAGGCTGCTCGACCTCACCTACCTGGAGTTCGAGCTGCTGGCCCACCTCACCGAGCACCCGCACCGGGTGCACACCCGCGACCACCTGGTCTCCGCCGTCTGGGGCTACGGCCACGTCGGCGACGGCCGCACCGTCGACGTGCACGTGGCGCGGCTGCGCCGCAAGCTCGGCGCCGCCTACCGCGACAGCATCGTCACCGTCCGCCGGGTCGGCTACAAGTACGCGCCGGTGGCCTGA
- a CDS encoding aldo/keto reductase has translation MTYLPSDDRYASMTYRRAGRSGVQLPAVSLGLWHNFGDTQPLDVQRAVLRRAFDRGITHFDLANNYGPPYGSAERNFGYLFAQDFRPYRDELFIASKAGYDMWPGPYGDGGSRKYLLASLDQSLGRMGLDYVDVFYSHRYDPTTPLEETMGALDSAVRSGKALYAGISNYPAEQHREAVEILRRLGTPVLMNQISYSILNRSAEDGLLDAIGETQTSLIAFSPLAQGLLTDRYLSGEVPAGSRMSVGHFLREEALTGQKLEQLRALNKVAEQRGQTLAQLALSWVLRDERVVSVIIGASSVAQLDQNIDALNGGPLTAEELAEIDRLSR, from the coding sequence ATGACCTATCTCCCCTCGGACGACCGCTACGCGTCCATGACCTACCGCCGCGCGGGGCGCAGCGGCGTGCAGCTGCCCGCCGTCTCGCTCGGGCTGTGGCACAACTTCGGCGACACCCAGCCGCTGGACGTCCAACGCGCCGTGCTGCGCCGGGCGTTCGACCGCGGCATCACGCACTTCGACCTGGCGAACAACTACGGCCCGCCGTACGGCAGTGCCGAGCGCAACTTCGGCTACCTGTTCGCGCAGGACTTCCGGCCGTACCGCGACGAGCTGTTCATCGCGTCGAAGGCGGGCTACGACATGTGGCCGGGGCCGTACGGCGACGGCGGCTCGCGCAAGTACCTGCTGGCCAGCCTGGACCAGTCGCTGGGCCGGATGGGCCTGGACTACGTCGACGTCTTCTACTCGCACCGCTACGACCCCACGACTCCGCTGGAGGAGACGATGGGGGCGCTGGACTCGGCGGTGCGCTCCGGGAAGGCGCTGTACGCGGGCATCTCCAACTACCCGGCGGAGCAGCACCGGGAGGCGGTGGAGATCCTCCGCCGCCTGGGCACCCCGGTGCTGATGAACCAGATCAGCTACTCGATCCTCAACCGCTCCGCCGAGGACGGCCTGCTGGACGCGATCGGCGAGACGCAGACCAGCCTGATCGCCTTCTCCCCGCTGGCGCAGGGCCTGCTGACGGACCGCTACCTCAGCGGCGAGGTGCCGGCCGGGTCGCGGATGTCGGTCGGCCACTTCCTGCGCGAGGAGGCCCTGACCGGACAGAAGCTGGAGCAGCTGCGGGCGTTGAACAAAGTCGCCGAGCAGCGCGGCCAGACCCTGGCCCAGCTGGCGCTGTCCTGGGTGCTGCGCGACGAGCGGGTGGTCTCGGTGATCATCGGCGCGTCGAGCGTCGCCCAGCTGGACCAGAACATCGACGCGCTCAACGGCGGCCCGCTGACCGCCGAGGAGCTCGCCGAGATCGACCGGCTGAGCCGCTGA